TTAATTCATCTCAAACGGTTCTGGAAGATAACACGTGGGAATCCTCACGGCTCCTGTGATGAGATCCCGGTAGCTTCTGGAGATCTAAAAGGAGACCGTCTCGTCACGCCCACGGGGGGAGGTTGTTATAGTAGATCAGTCCAGAAGACTTTTGGGATCCAGTGTGACGCGTGCTGGTGACTTTAGGCACGCGCCAGCTCCACACTTGTAGCCCCGACTGATTGATGTGAACTACAGATCGGGGAAGTAACGTTTAGGTCCTCATGACATCGTCAGGATTTTTTAAACTACTGTACTAAAGCGTTCAAACAAAGGGagatttaattaaaatcattgtgtgtgtgtgttttgaaagtgtGTGCCATATGcaattactattattattattattattttaacctTCATTAAAATCATGTGGTTGCATTTTGAAAACTCTGGGACGTTTTAAAACTGGATTATTTTCCAATACTTTGTCCACAGTAAAGCAGCCTGCATGACCGGAAAAGGTCAGTTCTGTTTGGAAACAAAATGTCCGCATGCAGCGTCTGTTTTGTACCCATCACCTGTTGGAATATGACACAGAAGACAGTGGGTCAGTCTGTACCTGCTGGTCTGGGACTTTACCGTCACAGACAGGGCGTTAAAGTGAGCTGCCACGAGCCCGTGTGTGGTACAGATTACAGCCACCGACCACAAAGTGATTCCAAACCTCCAGACTGCAGCCTGTTAGACTTTGCTAATGGCTCTCTTTTACTGGCCTGGGGCTGATGACATCTCACCTTCTCCATCAGTCAGCCTGTGCTACAGAAACCATCATGGAAGATCCATGAGCGGGAAGGCAAGAAATTCCACATAAACTAAGAAAGCATAAATTAAAATCTCcctaaaacacatgaaaaccgGACTTCCATGAGTCTGTAacattatttatgtatttaagtaTTCTTTACGACTTGTGAGGtatttattgtatgtgtttttgaaaaaaaacaaaacaaaacaaatttcaaaatacaattaaaaatcCATATGATTTGCATAAAAAGTCACTTTATTACAGCTATCTGACATTTCCATGTAACCATGCATGtggttttaacattttctcCTCGATTGTTTCTGCAATAATCAGAATACAACCAGTTAGATGTCAAGTCTGTGTGAATATTTGACAGTATTTGGAAACAAGATTCCCAAGATGTCAAGAGTCAAATTCATCATGTTTGACTGGCACTCATCCCAGGCATGTTTACCTATTTGACTGTGCCACATAAGAGAAAATTTGAAAGGAACAATTTTCTTctccaaaatgtaaaatgcaataataataataataataataataatgatgatattactactaataataataacttagGCAAAGCTGAGTGAAAACTGGGGAAACAACTTAGGAAGGAACATCTCCAAGTGCTGCTGTGTATGAATTTGACAGAtatttaacaaataataaatttaaGAGGCAAATCTGTCAGGCCACACCTGACACTGGATCATAATTAAGGTCATAATATTACAGTAAATCAGCACTGGACTCCAGCATTGCACTGACCTCAACAACAAAATACACCAAATCCCAAACTAAAAGTCAGTGCTTCTGTCTTATTCATGTGTTCTTGCAGGCTGGATGGAAAGGCAGCTGAAGTGTTGTTGCCTCTTGCTGTTCTCTACAGGGCTGTTTGCGTCGAGTCGGTGGTGTTGTTGGGCCTCTCACCTCTGGATTTCTGCTCTGAACTCGTTGAACTCACTGCTGCTTGTTCTGCTCTAATGGGATTTGTGCCATTTACAGCAGGCTGGCGGTCCGGTTGGGCAGCAGCGTCTGTGGGAGGCGAAACAACCACTCTTTCTACGGGTTCGCTGgctgttctgtctgtcacaaTAACATAATTGGGCTCTGGCTGGTGGGCACTGGAGCGACGCTGCAATGCATGCTGGGTGCAGGAAAAGGAACGCTGCCGAGGGGCAGGCTGCGGCGACAGGAAGTGAGGTGTTGCAGCTCTGGGGATTTCCTGGTTCCTGTCACGATCCTCGTCTTCTGAGGTCACCTCCTGTAAGGTGCTGATTGGTCGAGGCGAGCGGCCCATGATTCTTGGAGGGACCAGCGCTGTTGCTGATTGGTTGAGCTGTGGTCGCCAGTTCTGAGGGGAGGGGTACTGTACTCGGCTCATTGACCAATCACTGAAAGGACATGAAAATCATCACAATATTAAAGATTTTTGATATTAACAGAGAGGCTTTCAGAAAACTTTTCATATTTGTCCATAAAATACAGTTTCAACATTCATTGTAACAAGTGTTTTCAGGACTGTGACTGCCTTAGCACAAgataccaacacacacacccttcacctctgataatgaaaacaacacaaaaaattCATTTTGCATTATGATGGATTACGATCTCAGGTAATTTACAAGTTGCTGCAAGTTGATGTTTATGCTTCTTGGTTTTGTGTTcgtgttttcagtgtgtgacctcataaatgctctactgcatgaatgggcacaaattcccacagaaacactccaacatgttgtggaaagccttcacacaagagtggaagctgttagagctgcaaagccgTGTGCATTTAGAACGAGATgtttaaagtccctgttggtgtgatggaaAGGtgtcccaataattttgtctaaATAGGATTTCTATTGATGGAACCTACGATCAATCAACTTATCATTTCCGCTCTAACTGTAAAATTCGCACTGGTGGCCTTCTGGTGGCATCACCAGAGGGCAAATTAAAAGGCATACTGCTGTCTGTGCACGCTTACTTTTGTGGAGGTGGGGTCATGTCTCGATGCCCTATGATCCCAGAGAAGGAGGCACTTCTCCCAGGCAGGCCTTGCGATCCGACCCACTGCGAGTACATCAGAGCGCGCTCCTCCCACAGCATGTCATTGGCCGAGTCGACGGGAGCAGGCCCTCTCTGGAACTGGTGAGCCAAGAGGAGCTCCAGGACCTGGTGATGCATGCCCTCTCTGGCCATGTCCATCGGGCGACGTCCTCTCCGATCGTGCAACTCAGGGTTGGCACCgtgcaggaggaggagtctgGCTGTATCATAGCAACCATAgagggcagagaggaagagcgCTGTCTCGCCCTACCGGAGGAACAATCAGAAATACAACATACTTTTGTGATACTCACAAGAAACAGGCAGAGTGAGCTGAACATGGATAAtcacataatacataatataatattaataaccACCGCTAAAGAAACACTCAGAACTTACCTTGTTGTCTTGCAGGTCCACAGCAGCCCCATAACGAATGAGGGTCCTTGTTAGGGAGAGGTGGTTTACTGAGCATGCCCAGTGCAGGGCTGATCTCcctgagagagacagtgtgagTGAAGGGGAGGTGAGggggaagaagggagggagtAAGTCAGCCAGTGAACAACCATTACAAACCAGAGTCGAGCCCAGATGGTGAGGAGAGGCAGAAAGGAGGGATGGCACGTGGAGATGAATCGCTTCAGCCGCATGacagagacaggacagaaagacagaggtAGACAGAaggacagtgagacagacagcaaaaGCGAGGAGAAAGATGAGCAACAAAGTTGATATGTCCGTCAACCCGCACGTTAACTTTGCTCTGAGTCAGAGGAAGGCAgcaggggagctggaggaggagcaggatggAGGAGACGGAAGCCATGGAGAGATGAGCAAAGGTCGGGAGAGGAGGGACACAAAAGGAGGACGTGAGTGAGACGCGGGTTAAGTTACACCAGTTACTCAGCCCCTCAGTGTATGGGTGTCAGAAAATAATGGCTTGCTGAAGAGCTTTAGAGagataaatgatttatttaattgcaAAGTGAGTGTAAGTTTAAATGAAATTAGCTACAGTCCCTGACGTTCATGTTGATCTTATTTGAGAAAATTAAAACCGGATACATAAAGAATTACATGCAAATACTGTCCGAGTGAGACTTTGAGGTACTGCGTGAATATTAGTGACTGGGACACAGATGCGTTACCAGTATGATCTGTGTTGTTGACAGGCACTCCTGCTCTCAGCAGCTCCAAGACCACTCGGTCCAGTCCACTTCGCACCGCTCGGATCAGAACTACAGACCCATCTGGGCCACACCACTCTGCTGACTGCCAACACAACCGACCAATTAATGTGTATAGtgtacagacatgcacataATAAGTATGCTATATAGAcgaaagtattgggacacctgaccattacaccaacagggacatgaatgacatctcattctaaacacacagacagctcagtAGCTATAACAcattttccacaacattttgctgtgtttctgtgggaatctttgcccattcatgcagtagagcatttgtgaggtcacacactgatgttggaccaaaaggcctggctcacaatctccgttccagttcatcccaaaggtgttggatggagttgaggtctGTgactggatacttttgtctatatattgtatcTCACACATACCGACAATTCAACAGTTTAAACTGAACTAATGGCAAATCATTCAAtttaaacactaaaaaaaaaacagaaacaaaaatatgaaaccaAAGAGACCAAATGGAACAGCACAGTGATCCACAAAAATGAAGGACAGACCTGCTGTGGAGGactgagcagaggaggaggcatGGCATTTCTCTCCCATCCTCTAGGGGGAGCTGAAGGAGAACAAGACTCATTTAAGGTTGATTTTCAACTGAAAAGTGGAAAGATTTTGATACATAATAAAATACTACAGGGCTAAATACAGCGTATAGTTCACAGTTAATATCTTTCATGTGTCAGACTGTAACTTTGTACTGCACAGTACGTCAGCCTTCCACCCCGTGTGAGTACAGCATCTTCAGTTAACCTCCTCTACATTTACTGAGGCTGTTGAGTGAAGTAATTCTGATTTTGACAGCTAATATGGACCGAATTTCAGGACTGTACGTGTTGACAACATGGTACGGTTTAACgtagatgtgttttgttttgtccaagcAACAGCgagcaaataaatgaatgaacaaaccCTAAGCCTTACGCTGTATAGATCTGTGGGGCTGCGAGTTTCCAGCCCGGTAGTGTTTCTGCTCCGGGCTCCTGTGGTCACAGATGGAGGCGTCCTCCTGTCGCCTGGAGCATCTCACGCTGATGTCTTCCATTGAACTCTGGGTAAAGTCTGTGTCACTTCCTATCTCCTGGTCCCTTTTGAGGGGTCTGAAAACCAAAAGCACAGCACATTGAGAAACTGATTGTGGTTTTTGGGTGTCCACGCTGTGTCCTAATTCCTGGAACATGACAGGAATTAGAGAGAGTTATTATTTCACTGCCTTGAGTGAGCTGTTGCCAGAGGacccaaaaatgttttctctttcacagagtgtgacagcacagagagacaggaaagaaggTTCCTGTTTGCAACTAAACCGGGAACAGCATCACATGAATTAAGTCCTCATGCACTTGACCACCAGTACATTTCTAACACAGCCCCTGCACTCACAAAGCATGTTAgttagggctgcaactatcagTTATCTTCATTATGGACAAatcttttttaatatatattttaaaatgttttaaatacatttatttttttagatttttcgATTATCACAATCCCAAGCTTCTGAAACTGGTTTATGCAAAAgagacaaataacaaaaatgttaaatgataaatgagcatcttaaatgattaattgactaTCAACACTGTTTTCAATTTATCGACTAATAGATTAGCCAACTTATTGTTTCAGCACCAACATTCATCGTGCAAATTATCAATAAATCATTGCAGTAACGAACTAAAGGTGAGGGACGTTTAAGGTTCTAATCACTGGGACTGAAATGTTTATGAGTAGTTTTCCTCACCCCCTCTTTAGTAACTACTGTTGAATTGTTGTGAATGTTATGTACACAATTCTGTATGTGAGGCAAAGTGTTTAAAATAGCTATAGGATAAAGGTGATATCAACctgattaatcaactaactGTACAGTATGAACTCTCACTTGTTTTACAATAGGCTGCGTTTGTCGACATGACATCATTCCTCCAGCAGTCAAAACATCCTCTCATGTCTTTCAAAGCAGCGCCTCTCACCGCATTCGAATGGCGTCCTCCCCCAGCGgttccctccttctctttttctctgcttcctttgccttcttctttttcctcaagctgatcttgtctttctctctgctggatCGGACCCTCTGCTCCTGGTGGGCTGCGTGCTGTGTCAGAGCCTTGGATTTGGGGTCACCGTCAGTCACAGTGAACCGGTGTCTCACTCTGTCGCCACCTTCCCTCTCCGCCCGCTGCTGCCTCACCCTCCTCACCACCAACAGGACCACCAGgaccagcaccagcagcaggcCAATCGCTATGGCAATCACGGCCCACAGCCATGCAGGAGTCGGCTCTTTGAGACGGAGGATAGAAAATCAATTTCACTACTGCTGCCACAAGGAAGAACAATTTTTGTTAGGGCTGCACGATACAGCAAAAAACATCCGAGCTACTTATCACAGCAATACCTGAATATTGATATGTGGTCCTATTTAATGGAACACTCACTTTCATCAAGCAGATGTGATGTTCCTTAAAAGATTATTATGTTTTAGTTGATATAAATACTCACCTTTGCAAAGAAAGTCATAAATTgtattcacatttatttaggTTTATTTTGTGACAGATTTGGGTgagattaattttctttaattttgcaGGTGACTGAATCCAGCTTTAATTAGGCAAGAAAGGCGACGTGGGAGAAGTAAATCAAGTTATAATATATACAGCGTTCATATCTAACAGCATGGGGCATCGGAgtttttcactttcctttcagctctgttttggtctccaccaactcctgaagGAAATATCGAGCTAAAAATGTCCCGTAGCTGACTGTGAATGTCACGTACAGCTGACTTGTTGACTAATATCGCATTGTGAAAATGAGATTCAGACAGTCTTCTTCAGGGTTACATGAACAAAAGGCCCAGGGAATCACCTAGGAGCTGTTCGATGTGATGAAGCTTACTTTAGTCTGCTAGAGGTTAGTGCAAACCAAATTTAGAAAAGTGACAAATGACGCGCCTGGCTCGACTtgaccaaaaaataaatttatataaacatcattttaatgtatACTATACATTAAAACTACGTTAAAACTAcgttatttattattttttcattatgcTACAAGGGCCACATGTAAAAATGTGCCTCATACCTGAGTCGTGGGTAATCgagcttttattttcagaaaacaagaaGTTTAGGAGTAAacatacaatttaaaaatgtggctttttaatttcagattAAAGAAGGTTGGGTTTAGGGTAAAGGTTCAGGGAAGAACTTTTGTCTCTGCCCATTTCTACACTAAGACTGTGCTTACATTTGAATTCAAATGTTTGAACAACGAAaactgagagcagcagcactgatcaTCAGCACATGTACACAGTGGAAATGGAAAGGTGCTTTATAGTGTTTTGTTTGGATGAAACTCAAAGCTGGAtgtgagtgcgtgcgtgtgtgtttgtgtgagagagagaaacaggagatGTGAGCTTACCTTTGACTTCCTTTATCCCAacatcctctctgcttcctATTTCCTCTCGGACACCTCTAATACCAATGATGACCGTCAGCTCCGGGAGGATGGGGAACGAGGAAGGCTTCAGCGACATCACGGCACGCAGGAAACTGGCTGCCTCGGTGGCATAGGGAAAACAGGTAGAGGGCAGACGGGAGCATGGCCTGTTGTCCACttggaggaaaaggagggagctaggaaagagacagacagaaggaaagattAGGAAAGAACATACAGGTCATTACTGAAGCCTGTTCCAATGCGTAGATTAGTCACAATAAGTTAAGAAGATCTTGAACATTCTCTCAAtaatttgcaaaacaaaatcaaaacatttaactttgagatgtaaatattttacatacataGCTATTAATATTCATATCTATATCCCTGCTTGATCAGCTCCGTTCAGGCTGCTTTACAGTACTTAAgggagttccccaaggttctgtgcttggtccattttttttttctcccagatGCCCCTCATACATTTCAGTTCTACACTTCTCAGtcttgtattattattttcttcctgGTCTTGTACTGTTTTTTGTGTAACTTTTATGCTGCCATCTTGGCCAGGTCTCCCTTGGACTTTTCCAACCTCTATGGGAAGTAAAGGGGCCTACTTATGAAATGTGGCCAGTGTTTGATTATagctccaaaaacaaaaagggcaGCATATCAGCTGCTACTCATCATCTTGTTAAGTTATCTTTGGCTGTAACTATCACTACAATTAGCAAGTGACCCTATAGCTGACTGGACTATGTATGGACTACAACCATGGAGGAATCGCCACAGTCTCCCAGGAAAACATCTTTGACATAACACCaacacttttttcccctttttgttgataattttattcattttttaaaagttttaaactaaaattctgacCATATTTCAGCTAGAACATAACACTCaccttttctgacatttcactcATCACCTACCCATTTGAGTCAGCTGGTGATGCCTGAGTCAGCAGGTTGGTGAGCTGCTGAGGGTCAAAGTCAAACAAGTTCCTGTCAGTGGCGAGAGGGGCGGAGCCTCTCAGTTTGAGTGACGACTGGAGAAGAACACTGAGTGCCCAGAGCAGGGAGCTGTTGGAGAAGGCCCCACGTTGTTGTGGGATTTTGGCGTGAAGGATCAGGGTGCCTTTAGCCCACAGGGAAGTCTGGCGTGTGAAGCAATCGCTGCCGTCCCACCCACAGGGGGCGTTGTCGCATCCCTGCTCGCAGTGGGAGTTGGCGTAGTGATCACGGCAGTACTGGATATGGCCCGGACTGAGATCCAAGATGGGCAGGGATGAAgacatataaagaaaaatacaaaatatgacatCTGACTAAATAATCTCAATCCGAGATCTTCTTACTAGCCATTAAGTCGCTTTATGAACAGTTCACTACCATTCTTCAATTGTCTATTATTTGAGTTTCTTGCCTGAGTGTCAAATATTAACACAAATAAGGAGAGAGTGATAAAAATGAATAGACCGCTTGGTAACAACACATAAGCATACAACGATCCACTGAGACAAATTAACCAATTAAAACATGGAATGTTCCAATTCACAACATTCACTATTAAGATAgaaatgttgttctgtttctgtgacGGTGAAAATGACTACAAACGTGCTTTACTTGCAGTGGCCCCTGTCCTTCTGGCAGTCGAAACCGTCTCTGAGACACTCGGGCTCCATACACTCTCTGTCGCATGAGCCGTCTCCAAACTTGTCCTTACACTTTCTGTTGACTGGACACTGGCCCCATGGATCGACAGACGcagctgtgaacacaaacagagattACTGCAAAGAAAGTGGCACAATGGGCACCGAAGCACTCAACAGTTTTCCAGGTTGAAATGTAATAATAGTGTATATGTATATCGTGTCCTGTTGACTGCAGGCGGACTGACCAGAGCGAGTCAAAGGCAAACAACATCTCATCCGCATTATGTTTTCCagactttgaaaataaatgcattttcttttattctgaatGTGAATTATTTCATCAGGCTCTTGCCTTGCAGTTTTCTCCAAGCAAACTGTTGTCGCCAAGTGTTTCAGCGGAGGACCAACTCACCCACCTATTCAAACCACTCATTGTTTCAGAGCATTTGCAGCTATTCATAACAATGCAGGTCAAGCCATGGACGATGGGCCCCGATACGGACCGTTAAAGGGAACAGGAAATGGGCTCGACATAAACAGGAAGTTTCCAGGAGAAGCGAATAGCAACAGGAAATGGAGCGGGCCAGGCCTTGATAAGGGTCAAAGGTCGTCACCGTGGCAATGAGGAATGTGATGGAGTTGGACAATGGGCTTGGCAGGTGTGTGCGGGACCATAAAATCATGgcagaaaaaaagtgtgaacAATGGAGCTGAAATTAGACGTGCTGTTAAACACTTTTGTTTCACTTGATCAGCAAAGAGAGCCTTAACAAAAGTTATGTTATagcaaaaaatacatttgctttgttcttgacaaaatattatcaaaagTTAAATCTATaactaaaaagcaaaataaacaacagaactAATAAAACAGCAATATATCTCAATTcccaaatatttcaaaacaatggCTGTGGCTAACCCACCTTTACATGTCCAGCTCAGTCCAAGCAGAACAACTGTCCTCAGAGCCAACATCTTCAGGCTGTTCGGGTCACCAGCTGTGGGCCTTCTCGGCTCAGAGGGATCAGCAGTCCGGTCCAGCTGTTTGGAAAACCTGCCTCTGATCTCCACAAGCTCAGCTGTCACCCACAGCGTTTACACTGTTGTAAAGCTCTGTGGTGTCGCTTTAGTCCTGCTGTTCGCAAGGAACCGTTAACTCTGAGTGAAGTCGCCAAACTTCATCACAGCCGCCACCACCAACGCCTTCCAAAACCACCTCCCAGCCCACTTTGTTCACTCgccgtttcttttttttttttttctttttttttgtcagaggcCCTGCGGATATCTGGACAACTTCCTGCCACTGTGTGGAGAAGAATAGGGGGggtgatgactgtgtgtgtgtgtggtgtgtgtgtgtgtgtgtgtgtctgcatctccacttgtaatttaaaaaaaacaaaaaaaattcaacagtGTGGCATAAGTGAGCTGTGAGAAGAGCTGTTATTAAGGGTGTGAGCAGATGGTGGGGTTTGAATTTGACCTTTACAAATAAGTGTAGAagcacggacacacacacacacacacacctcttttgTCCAGCTGCTCAGtacaaaacatcaaacaaaaactTGACTTTTAATGTTCTGCCTCACAGCTCTGTAAACTGCTTCAATAATTTGTTCCTGTCTAATTCACAAAAGAACACAGAATATTTGGGGCCCAAATGACTTTGACCTTTCACACTACACAAACAGCAGGTTCACAGTATGTGTAAACAATATGTTTTAGTGTTATTTGTACATATAATTATATGCACTATAATACATACACGTATGTACAATTATTTATACTtattgacacatttttgtttcagttcttGAACTGACGACGGTCGACAGAAGACTTTACAAAAGACTTTACATCTTAAGCATAGCTTTCTgtataacaaaaacaaaacaaatatagtGCTTAAACAATTCTACTGAAGTAAAACAACTGAGCATCTGCATGGAGATCAATGGACTGCTTCAGACAGTGAGTGTGGAACATGATTAACGGGATTCAGTGAAACATGGGACCGTTAAGGAGTCATTTTGGCCAAAACGTAGTATTAAACTTCCTGCGATGTGCATATGATCATATTGTAAGAAACACAGTAATACACACCTTGTCCTTTTTCGTCATTAATCCCTTTCTACTGGTTACCCACTTTCGCTGGTTGTGGCCCTGGAGCTCCTCTCTCCATGCAGTATTCCTCCCAAAGCTCGTTAAACAAATTTCCAGAAGCACCAAAAGAGCAAGGCTGATCCTTTTTGGAGTCACACAATCCCAAGTCCATCTTTTTAAACACAGCGCAGAAAACCTGCCGAGAGAGCGGCGCTGTCGTCTTCTCTAAGCAGTGGTTGCAGTAGTGCCTGTACACCTCGGACATGTTGGAGAAGACCGGCTCCAGATAAAGCTTGGAGATGGATGTCCCGCAGCAGTATGAGGGCACTTTGGGTAAACTCTCGAGGAACTCCTTCAGGACGATATGCTCTGAAGCTTTGCGAGACTTCCTCTGCGTTCGCTTCTTGGATTTTTCCCCTGAATTGTCCTGCTTGGACGCATTTTGTGCCCAGTTGAGCACTGACCACTCTCCAATCCCCAAAGTGGAGAGGAACATCTTTTTGCAAACTTGTTTTCTGTCACCGTCGGCAATCAAGTGATAGCGCATCGAGACTGTTCTCCTGGACTGAGTCCATGGCGCTCGGGTTCTTTCCACTGGGTCGCAGTCCACTAATTCGGCCACATAGATCTTTCTCTGAGGCCAGTTCATACACTGCCAGAAACTCGTAAACAGCTTGTTCCTCGCGTCTTCGCTGAAATCGGCACAGAAGCGGTTTGACGCCTTTTTGCAAGCGCTGGAGGTGCATCTCGGTCCGACTGCCCTCTGAGCTTTAGTGATGGTCATGCCGTCTTTCTTTCGTTTGCTGATGTACGGTTTGCCCTCCATCCGAAGTTGCTTCTGTCGATTTTGTTTCCATGTAAGCGGCCTGGCAACTCGGGATTTCTTTCTGGCTGGCCCCTCTGGTTCGGGTAGCCTGGTTTTGTCCATGTCAGCAGCATTCACTTGttctgcaaacacagaaaatctcACTGATGTACGAATAATATCTGTGATGCGCTTCAGTGTTATGGCAAAAACAAGCACTAAAATTACTTTTCCTCTTTAGCTCAGAGGACACAACACTAATGTCCTATTTACTGTATGTCTCACATAGCGTCCCAAGCTTTTGGGAAACACGTTTGTAGTAAGTAGatgaaaaagagcaaagacaaaaccaaaataagCACTCACCCTGGGTAATCTGCACAACATTACTGACTGGATTCTGTTGTGAGCACTGAGGGGCAACTTGGCTCTTGTCGAAGTTATTGTCATTTGATTCATTCTTCTTTGTTGCTCCTTTCTGTGCCCAGTTGAGCACAGACCACTCTCCTATCCCCAGAGTGGACAGGAACATGTTTTTACACACTTGTTTCCGTTTGCCATCAACCATTAAATGATACCGAAGCGAAACTGATCTTCTCGACTGTGATCCCACTGCCCGAGATCTTTCCACGGGGTCGCAGTCAACCTGTCCTGCTATGTACTGTTTTCTCTGAGCCCAGTTCATGCGCTGCCAGAATTCATCAAACACTTTGTTCCTGGCCTCTTCGTTGATTTCGCCACAAAGTCGGTTTGACGCCTTTTTGCAGGCAATCGAGGTGCATCTTGGACCCACTGCTCTCGGCTGCTTTGTCACAATCTCGCCATCTTTTTTGCGTTTGCTTACGTACGCTTTACCCTCCATCCTCAgctgtttctgcttgttttgcTTCCACTTTGATGGATCTGCGACTTTGGTTTTGGGGATTTTTCT
This sequence is a window from Scatophagus argus isolate fScaArg1 chromosome 9, fScaArg1.pri, whole genome shotgun sequence. Protein-coding genes within it:
- the notchl gene encoding neurogenic locus notch homolog protein 1 — protein: MLALRTVVLLGLSWTCKAASVDPWGQCPVNRKCKDKFGDGSCDRECMEPECLRDGFDCQKDRGHCNPGHIQYCRDHYANSHCEQGCDNAPCGWDGSDCFTRQTSLWAKGTLILHAKIPQQRGAFSNSSLLWALSVLLQSSLKLRGSAPLATDRNLFDFDPQQLTNLLTQASPADSNGSLLFLQVDNRPCSRLPSTCFPYATEAASFLRAVMSLKPSSFPILPELTVIIGIRGVREEIGSREDVGIKEVKEPTPAWLWAVIAIAIGLLLVLVLVVLLVVRRVRQQRAEREGGDRVRHRFTVTDGDPKSKALTQHAAHQEQRVRSSREKDKISLRKKKKAKEAEKKRRREPLGEDAIRMRPLKRDQEIGSDTDFTQSSMEDISVRCSRRQEDASICDHRSPEQKHYRAGNSQPHRSIQPPPRGWERNAMPPPLLSPPQQSAEWCGPDGSVVLIRAVRSGLDRVVLELLRAGVPVNNTDHTGRSALHWACSVNHLSLTRTLIRYGAAVDLQDNKGETALFLSALYGCYDTARLLLLHGANPELHDRRGRRPMDMAREGMHHQVLELLLAHQFQRGPAPVDSANDMLWEERALMYSQWVGSQGLPGRSASFSGIIGHRDMTPPPQNDWSMSRVQYPSPQNWRPQLNQSATALVPPRIMGRSPRPISTLQEVTSEDEDRDRNQEIPRAATPHFLSPQPAPRQRSFSCTQHALQRRSSAHQPEPNYVIVTDRTASEPVERVVVSPPTDAAAQPDRQPAVNGTNPIRAEQAAVSSTSSEQKSRGERPNNTTDSTQTAL